A segment of the BD1-7 clade bacterium genome:
TTTATTCGAATAAAGAAATATTTCTTCGAGAGCTAATTTCAAATGCATCTGACGCCTGTGAAAAACTCCGTTTTGAGTCTGTATCCGACGCGGCGCTTTTTGAAAATCAGCCTGAGTTAGAAATCCGTATTGATGTCGATAGTGATGCCAAAACGCTGACTATTTCTGATAGCGGCGTCGGTATGACACGTGAAGAGGTCGTCGAGAATCTGGGTACTATTGCAAAGTCTGGCACCGCCCAGTTCATCGGCCAGCTTACTGGGGATGATAAAAAAGATTCTCAGCTGATTGGCCAATTTGGTGTTGGTTTCTATTCTGCGTTTATTGTTGCGGATCGCGTTGAAGTCGTGACTCGGAAGGCTGGTGTGCCGATTGACCAGGCTGTGCGCTGGGTTTCGGAAGGTGAAGCTGATTTTAGTGTGGAGCAGGTTGATAAGGCTGATCGTGGTACGTCAATTACGCTCCATCTGCGTGACGATCAGGATGAATTTTCTGATAGTTTCCGTGTGAAGTCGATTGTTAAAAAGTATTCTGACCACATCGCCATTCCTGTGCTTATGAAGGAAGAGGCTGCGCCTGCAGCGGAAGTTGACGGTGAAGAGGTTGCTGAGCCGGCTGAGCCAGAATATGGAGCAGTAAACTCCGCAACAGCGCTTTGGACACGCTCTAAAAGTGAAGTGTCTGACGAAGAATACAACGAGTTTTACAAGCATGTGTCACATGATTTTAGTGACCCGCTTTCATGGAGCCATAATCGCGTCGAAGGGAAGTTTGAGTACACTAGCTTACTTTATATTCCAGGCCAGGCCCCGTTTGATCTGTGGAATCGTGATGCGGTTCGAGGCTTGAAGTTGTATGTGCAGCGTACTTTTATTATGGATGATGCTGAGCAGTTTTTGCCGCTTTACCTGCGATTTGTAAAGGGTGTTGTAGACTCTAATGATCTTTCGCTGAATGTGTCGCGTGAAATACTTCAGCAAGATCCAGCTGTTGAGTCTATGAAGTCGGCTTTAACCAAGCGCGTACTTGATATGCTAGACAAGTTGAGCAAGAAGGATTCTGATTCTTATGCAAAGTTCTGGGCTGAATTTGGACAGGTGTTGAAAGAGGGGCCGGCAGAGGATTTTGCTAATAAGGAGCGTATTGCCAAGCTATTCCGGTTTACAACAACGCAGAGTGATTCCGAGGCTCAGGATCAGTCATTATCCGCTTATATTGAGCGCATGAAAGAAGGGCAGGATAAGATCTATTATATTGCCGCTGATAACGTCAATATGGCGACCAATAGTCCACATCTTGAAGTGTTTAAAAAGAAGGATGTTGAGGTTTTGTTGTTGACTGATCGTGTCGATGAGTGGCTGATGAGTCATCTGATGGAGTTCGATGGCAAACAATTTCAAGATGTTGGTCGTGGCGAATTAGATCTTGGGGCGTTGGATTCTGAGGAAGACAAGCAGGCTCAAGAAGATCTTCAGGGTGAGAATGAAGATTTGATTACACGTGTTTCTGGTGCGTTGTCTGAGCAAGTTGATAGCGTGCGTGTGACTTCACGTCTAACAGATTCGCCTGCGTGTCTTGTTGTTGGTGAGATGGATATGGGGGGGCAGATGCGCCGGATTCTTGAGCAGGCTGGTCAAGCCGTTCCAGATTCTAAGCCAATCCTTGAGCTGAATCCTGAGCATGCTCTTGTGCAGCGTCTTGATGATGAGTCTGATGAAGATCGCTTTACTGATCTTGCTCAAGTTTTGTTTGATCAGGCGCGTTTGGCTGAAGGTGGTCAGCTGGATGATCCGGCTGCGTATGTCCATAAGTTGAATAAGTTACTGTTGGATTTAACCCGCGGATGATAGTATCATCGCGCTCAAATTGAAGGCANCATTTAAGCTGCCTTTTTTTTGATCGGCGTGCGGCGCTGCGGTTCTTTTTGGGGATTTTAATCAGTATATTGATTGATAAAGTGATATCGTTATAACTGCCCTGAATAATTAGTAGATGCTAAAATATTTAAGCGGCGGTTAATCGCTTCAGGATCATTTGGGGAAGACAATAAGCAGCATGCAGAAACGTTGCGAAGTGGCCGTGTTGGGCGGAGGCAGTTTTGGTACCGCTATAGCTAACCTGATTGCAGGTAACGGCCATAACGTTTGTCTGTGGCTTAGAAATCAAAAGACAGCGGACGAAATAAATCAGCAGCACGCGAACTCACAGTATTTGCCAAATCTGGAACTGGATTCGGCTCTTCGAGCTTCTGTAGAGCTTGGTGAAGCTGTTAGAAATGCTGATTATGTTTTTGTGGCTGTGCCAAGTAAATCCTACCGTGAAGTGGCTCAGCAGCTTAAATTGTGTATTCCTTCCCATGCTAGTCTGGTTAGTCTGACAAAAGGCATTGAAGCTGATACCTTTGATCTGATGAGCCAGATTCTTGCTCAAGAAATGCCGCATAATGTTATCGGTGTTATGAGTGGTCCAAACCTTGCGAAAGAAATTGCTGATCGCCATTTGACAGCAACTGTTATTGCAAGTGAGTCTTCGAATCTGGTTCATGATGTTCAGGAATTGCTACATACCTCATACTTTAGGGTATATGCGAGTTCGGATATGTTCGGCGTTGAACTGGGTGGCGCGCTAAAAAACTGTTATGCAATTATTTGTGGAATGGCGTCGGCGCTTGGTTCAGGTCAGAATACTATTGGTATGCTAATCACCCGAAGCTTGGCTGAGATGAGTCGTTTCGCGGTGCAGTTAGGTGCTGACCCGATGACATTTTTGGGGTTGTCGGGGGTAGGTGATCTTATTGTTACCTGTATGTCACCTCTTAGTCGTAATTATCGTGTAGGTTATGCACTGGGATCCGGGCAATCCATGGATGAGATTGTCGAAGAGCTTGGGCAAGTCGCGGAAGGTGTTAATACTTTGCGGCTTGTTAGGGATAGGGCGCAGCAACTTGAGGTCTATATGCCACTGGTTAACGGAATGTGCAGTATTTTACATGAAGGTCAGTCGGTTGAAAGTGTGGTTTCCGGGTTGATGGAAGCTGAGCAGAATACCGACGTCGAGTTTACGGTTAGGAACTAGCGGGCAATATCTGTTTGCTATTATGTTGGTAAATTAGGTAGTCTGTTAGCATTTGCTGCTAAGAGTATACATCTAGGCGGTAGTGTTAAAGATGTTGGAAGTTGCGTCGGTTGTGAGGGCCAGCAACTTTTTTGTTTTTGTTGCCCATGGTTGTTGGGTGGTAAGAAAACGTTTGAAATACAAAGGTTTATAGTGAAGCATAAAATCGCAATAGTCCTCGATGCATGGGATTATTCCTTCAACGGAACAGCAGTTTCTACGAAACGTTTCATCCAGCAGTTGGAGAAACAAGGCTACGAATTCGTTATTCTTGCTACCGGCAAAGAAATGCCAGGTAAGGTACGTTTTCGTGAATTTGGCGTGCCTGGTCTTAAGTGGATTCTGCATAAGATGAAATCACCCTTGGCACTCGCAGATAAAACTCTGCTGCGAGAAGCTCTAAAGGATGTTGACCTGTTGCATGTTCAATACCCGTTTTTGTTGGGGTCGGCCGCTATTACCGTTGCAAAAGAGCTTGGTATTCCAGTTGTTTGCTCTTTTCATGTGCAGCCAGAAAATGTGACGAAGAATCTCAAGCTTAATACAGAAGCCTCTATTAGTTTTCTTTATAGAGTCTTCATTAAGTACTTTTACTCACGCGCTGATGTTGTTATTTGCCCGTCTCCATTTGCAGAGAATATGCTTAAGGAACAGGGGCTTAAAACTGAGACGAGAGTGATTTCTAACGGTGTTCCGGAAGATTTCTTGATCCCACCAAGGGCAGAGGACTTTATTCCTCGGAAGCCATTTAATTTGTTGTCCGTTGGTCGTCTTGCGAGTGAAAAGCATCAAGATTTGATCATGAAGGCGGTTTCTCAATCCAAATTTATTGATCAGATCAATATGACGTTTGTTGGTACTGGCCCTGCAGAAGGGCGTTTGCGCCGGTTTGCAGAAAAAACACTAACATGTCCGTATCGTATTTCCGAAGTGTCGGATGAAGAGCTTAAGCGTCTCTACAATAGTGCGGATTTGTTCATTCATGCTGGAGAGATTGAGCTTGAGGGGATGTCTGTTCTGGAGGCTATGGCGAATAGTATTCCAACGATCGTTTCAGATTCGAAAGATAGTGCCGCTAAAGACTTTGCAGTTACAGAAAACTCGCTATTTAACTTCCCGCATGCTGATGATTTGACAAGAAAAATTGACTACTGGCTTGCTAACCCAAAGGCGCGAGCAGAAGTCGCATTGAAGAATCATCAAAAGGCATGTCGTTATACCCACAAATACTCTTGCCGTGCTCTGGAGAATATCTATCGCGAACAGTTAAAGCTTGCTGTTCATGAAGATTTTTCAGACTTGGTGTATGAGCCAGAAGCAGAGTGTATCTCGGCTAAATCATGACTCAATACTTTCAGATAGCACTCCGCCGTTGGGTTGCGATGGTGGAGCGCTTTCCTGTTGCCATCGCAGTTGCAATTCTTGTAATCACAGGGCTTGCTGCGTATTACTCCTTCCATAATTTCCGCATTAACTCTGATCTCGGGTCGCTAATTAAGCCTTCAAGTTCGACGCGTTGGTATGCGCAGAATGAGGTTTACAAAAAGGCATTTCCTCAATATCAGGGTACAACTCTTGTTGTTGTTTCTTCGGTGTCGGCTGCTGATGCGCACGAAGCTGGAGAGGCGCTTTATCGTCGGTTCGGCGAGGATGATAATTTTACCGATGTATTTGCCCCCGGTTTTGATCAATTTTTTGTTGATCGCGCGCTTTATGGGGCGCCTGTTGAGGGCGTTAAGCGGTTATCTGAAGCGGTAGAAGAGTCTATTCCGGAATTGAAGGCGCTTTACCAATCGCCTACGATTTCTGAATTTATAGCGCAGCTTGAAGGCCGTTTGCGCAGCGACGCCAAAATAGACACGTTATCCGATACAACAAAAGAACAGCTGGGTGCCTTTGCTGATGCTGTCGACTTGATAAAGGCAGGTGAAGCGCCGACATTGGCGCTGGTTGAGCCATTGCGTCCTCGAGACACAGAAGAAATTCATTACCAGTTGATTGTTCTTAAAAGTAAACAGATATTTTCTGAAGAATTACCCAATAAGGTCATTATTCATAACATACGTGAAGTCATCGAAGCAGCGCAAATCCCACACAACGTTGATGTGCGGGTTACTGGGGAGATTGCTCTAGCGAATGATGAGATCTCGGCGGGATTGGGCGGTGTCGAACTCGCTGGAACGCTGTCACTTGTGCTGTTGGCTTTGATATTAGGGTTGGGAATTCGATCCATCTCAGTGATTTCGGCCATATTTGCCATGTTAGCTGTTGGTATCGTATGGACTTCGGCTTTCGCAAGTTTTGCCGTTGGGAGCTATAACACTCTATCTTTGATTTTTCTGGTGATGTTTTTTGGTCTTGGCGTCGACTTTGCTGTTCATTATTGTCTTCGTGTCATGGAGGCGGTGCAAAAAAATGCCGTTGAATCAAAGAGTTCAGCAGCAGTAGAGGCGGCGAGCGATATAGGTTCTGCGTTAGCGTTGTGTTCAATTACGTCCGGTATCGCGTTTCTTGCGTTTTTGCCAACCGCTTATAAGGGATTGGCTGAGCTCGGTATCATATCCGCAGGTGGGATGATTATCGCATTCCTGTTGAGCGTTACTCTCTTTCCGGCCTGGTTTGCCTTGTTTGGTACTGGTGTGCGCAAGGCGTCTGGTCGTGGTGAAAAACTACGCGGATACTCAATGCCAAATCTACCACCTAAGATGGTACTGGCCGTGAGTGCCGTGATCGGTATCTCTGCGGCTTGGTATTCAACGCATTTGCGTTTCGATTACAGTGTGCTGGCGATGCATGACGAGTCGACTGAGGCGATGTCTACGATGCTGGAAATGCAATCTCACGAGATAGTTACCGATTACAGTATTTCTGTATTGGTTGATGCTGAGGCGGACGTTGATGAATTGATCAATAATCTGTTGGCGTTAGATAGTGTTGCCAAGGTTAAATTGCCAGAGCAATATTTGCCCAAATTTCAGGACATCAAGTACGGATACATGCAACCTGTTGCGGAAAAACTCCAACAGTTTGACGAGCCTGCCAAAACGCTTCCNCTTAATATTGAAAAATCCAAGGCTTCGATATCGTCACTTGATAACTATCTTCAAGAGGATGCCTCATATGTTTTTTATGATGAAGATGAGCCCTATATTCAGCGCGCACTTGTAGCGGTTTCTGATTTGGAGAAACATACTGAATACTGGCAAGCGTTTCAAAACGGTATCGCTAGTGGTATTACTCACGATACGGAAACACTTAATCGATGGCTGGCTCAAAAGCCTTATGGCCTCGATGACTTGCCGTCGTCACTGAAGGATCGCTTGGTAGCCCCGGATGGTCGTTACTTGATTAACGTTGTTCCCGCAGAGGATATGACTGATCGGGCTAAGACGGATCAGTTTATTTCTGAGGTTGTTGCTATTGCGCCGAATGTTGCTGGTCGTACGATCGTAGAGTGGGGCGTAGGTAACGTTGTTGTCGCGTCCTTCCTTGAGGCCAGTACGATATCAATAGTCTGCATCTTTATATTGTTGGTACTCTATTTTCGAGGTATCAAATTGCCGATCTTGGTGCTGATCCCGCTAGTGTTAACCACCTTGCTTGTTTTTACATTTATTGTCGCAACGGGGCTGACATTGAATATGGCTAATATTCTAGTGGTGCCGTTGATTTTTGGTTTGGGTGTCGATACTGGAGTGCATGTAGTGCATCGTTACCTGCACTCGAGTAGTGTTGCTGAATTACTGCGCTCAAGCACCAGTAAAGCTGTGTTTATTAGCGCGCTAACAACGATTGGTACCTTTATGTCATTGTCTTTCAGTGCGCATAAGGGGGCTGCTTCGGTAGGCCTGCTTTTGTCGATATCAATTACTCTCCTGTTATTTACCACATTTATCGTACTTCCTGCCCTGTTGGCGGTGTTTGCTCGCAAATAGTTTTGATAGTATTGCCGCCTTAGCTTATTCGAGGTGTTAGATGAAGTTGTATGTTGTGCGTCATGGTAAGGCTGCTCCTGCTGAAACTACAGATGAGGAACGCCCCCTAACGTCAGAAGGGATTGCCGAAATTCAACTACTCGGCGCGAAATTGAAAACGGAAAATATCATCTTCGATCACGTATTTGTGAGTCCTTATAAGCGAACGCAGCAGACGTTTCGGCATTTGAAAAATCATGCAGGTATATCGAATAATGCAGAGACAGTTGACGCACTTATTCCTGAGAGCAATGTTGAGGCCGTACTCGATTTATTGAGAAGCTGTAAACACAATGCGTCCATACTTATTATTAGCCACCAGCCGCTGGTTTCTACTTTGGCGAGCGTCTTGATAGACGGGAATAGCAGGGCAGCTTTTCAATATCCTATGCAGCCTGGCAGTTGTGCAAGTCTTGAAGTCTTTGCCGCGGACAAGGCGTGTTCCCGTTTGTTGCGTTTGATAGATCCGCCTTTTTATCAGTAGGCGCCCATCTTTCTAATTTGAGAATGGATAGGTTTCACCTTGCTTAACAATTGTTGCTGCTTATGAGCTGTATTGAACGAAGTTTCGACGTTCGAGGTATCCAACTTGCGGCCAAACATTGGAATTCGGAAAGTGGGAAGCCAGTTATTGCCTTGCATGGCTGGTTAGATAATGCGGCGAGTTTCGATGTGATTGCACCGCTATTAGCCGAGTGTTCAGTGCTGGCTTTTGATCAGGCGGGTGTTGGGCGTTCCGGCTTTCGCCCCCCTAGCTCTACCTACCACTTGTGGGATGACCTGTTAGATATTCTTGAAATTGCTGACTCTCTCGGTTGGGAAAAATTTTCATTGTTAGGTCATTCGCGTGGAGCTGCACTTGCGATCATGTTGGCGGCAACTCATCCTGAGCGCGTCACTTCGTTAGGCTTGATTGATGGATTGATGCCGTTGCCTGTGGATGCTTCAGGCGCACCTAAGCAAATGTCTGACTTTCTACGTGGGTATCGCGCGGGCATCCGCCAAGGGCGGGGCTATGCATCAATGCAAGAGTTAGTAGATTTGCGAGCCTTAGCGAGTAGTGTTGATGTTTCTATTGCGCAGTTACTCGGAGTGCGCGCTATTGAAGAGCGAGATGGTCGCTTCTATTGGCGTGTTGATTCTCGTTTAAAGCAGCCGTCGGCAGTTAAGCTAACTGAAAGTCACAACCAGGCATTTTTGCAAAAGGTGCAATGTAGGGTGTTTGTGTTTCTCGCAAGTCAGGGATTGGGTAGTTATGATAAACTTCAGGCGATGCTTTCTGACTTAAAGGCGCCTTTGTGGAATGTAATGCGGCTTGATGGACATCATCATCTGCATATGGACTTTCAGGCGAAGGAGATTTCTGAGGTATGTTGCGAATTGTTTGTTTGACTATCGCCTGTTTGTTTTGCTGCAATGTGGCGTGGGCTGATTTTATCTTGCCTGTAAATACGTCGTTGCAGCCGGTCAAATCGGCAGAATCTCAAGAAGAGCGTTGGCTGCTTCCATTGGCGAAATATCAGAAGATAAATGGTGCTTGGCAATTTGATGACAGCCTTACTCTAAGTGGTAAGCTGAGTTCAAATACCTACCTTGTTCAATCACGAGATCAGTTTCAGCAGATCTCGACTTTCTATCAAACTTGGGCGAGCCAAGACTCTATTGAAACCCTCTATATGTGTAAGGCGCGTGCATGCGGGTCAAGCAATGAGTGGGCAAACGGATACTTTAAAGATCGACGCTTGTACGGCGTACAAAGTAAACAAGTTTTCTGGGCACTCAAAAGTGGCTCACAGTATATGGCGATGTACCTTGTTGAGCGTGGGACAGGGCAAATAATGATGCGAATAGATATTCTCACCGTGGCAGGTGAATAAACCGATTGAGCTATCGTAGTTTTTGGTTTGTGCTGAAGGTGCAGGGCAGGGTATATGAAATTGTTTAAAGGCAGCGTAGCTGCCTTTTTTATTGCCTGCGTTACTCGGCTTTGGCGGATGCTGCCGGTAGCTACTTAACCAATGAAAGAAATTCGAGGCGGGTAGATTCGTTATTGCGAAAGCTGCCAAGCATGGCGGAGCTTTTCATTACAGAATTTTGTTTCTCAACGCCGCGCATCATCATGCACATGTGTTTTGCTTCGATAATAACGCCCACGCCTGACGCGCCGGTGACATCTAACACGGTTTGTGCAATCTGTTGGGTCAGGTTTTCCTGGATTTGCAATCGACGAGCGTACATATCAACAATTCGGGCAATTTTGGATAGGCCAAGTACGTGTCCGGTTGGGATGTAGGCAACGTGTGCTTTGCCGATAAATGGCAAAAGGTGGTGCTCGCAAAGTGAATAGAGCTCAATGTCTTTGACAATGACCATTTCGTCGCTGTTTGATGGGAATAGAGCGCCGTTTACAACAGTGTCAAGATCCTGCTCATATCCGTGGCAAAGGTATTCAAACGCTTTGGCGGCACGTTTCGGGGTGTCTTGCAGCCCAGGGCGATTCAAATCTTCGCCAACACCTTCGATTATCGCAGCGTATGCGTCTTTTAAATCCATGTTGTCCTCGTAGACTTTGTAAAAATGGCGATGGATAATACCAGACTACGAGTTTTGTGACTATTCGCTGGAATGTCGCATCGCCCAGTATCTATCGTTTCCTGTGTTTCCATGGTTTTGGAGTCTCTATGAAGAATGCTGTTATTGCCGAGCAGTTACTGACAGTGCGTGATTATTTGCGATATGGCGTCAGTTTGCTCGGAGAGCATCCGGTGTATTTTGGTCATGGTACAGACAATGCTTGGGACGAAGCTCTGTCGCTGGTGTTATGCACGTTGAAGTTACCGTTGAATACGAGCGAGCATGTGCTTGATGCGCGTTTATTGACTGGCGAACGCGAAAAGCTCATTGAGAATTTGCATCGACGTGTATTTGATCGTGTCCCCGTGCCTTATATAACCCACCAATCCTGGTTTTGCGGGCTCGAGTTCTACATTGACGAAAGGGCGTTGATTCCACGTTCGCCAATTGCAGAAGTCATTCAGGCGTATTTTAAACCTTGGTATCAGGGAGAGTACCCATCGAAGATCCTTGACTTGTGTGCAGGTTCGGGTTGTATCGGTATCGCTTGCGCGTATGCGTTTGAGGATGCTGAGGTCACCGTGTCGGATATTTCACAAGACGCCCTTGATGTTGCAGCTATCAATGTCGAAAAGCATCAACTGCAAGAGCAGGTGTCGCTAGTGCAGTCGGATCTGTTTGAGCAGGTTGTTGGTGAATTCGATATTATTGTTTCGAATCCACCGTATGTTGATTCAGGCGATTACTCGTCAATGCCTGAGGAGTTTGTTCATGAGCCCGGGATGGCTTTAACCTCTGGTGAGTTTGGGATGGATCATCCGATAGCAATATTGCAGGCGGCGCAGAAGCACTTAACAGAAGATGGTGTGCTGGTACTTGAGGTCGGAAATAGTGGTGAGCATCTTGAAATGCTGCTGCCGAATGTGGACTTCAATTGGGTTGAATTTGAAAACGGCGGCCACGGGGTGCTGGTAATTAGCCGGGCGGAGNTTGAGTATCACACTGATGATATCAATGAGTTGGCGCTAGGGTTCTGTGGATAGTTAATTTCCTTGGGCATTGTAGGCGTGAAATGCGTATAATTGCCTGTTTTATATCTATTAATAATTTCAGAGAGTTATATGTCAGGCAACAGCATCGGCAAACTGTTTACAGTAACTACATTCGGTGAAAGTCACGGCGTGGCTCTTGGGTGTATCGTTGATGGGTGCCCGCCAGGGCTCGAAATCTCTATCGAAGATTTACAGCGTGATCTCGATCGCCGCAAACCTGGCACATCACGGTTTACCACCCAACGCAAAGAGCCGGATGAAGTTGAAATCCTGTCAGGTGTATTTGACGGGAAAACAACCGGTACGTCCATTGGTTTGTTGATCCGAAACACCGATCAGCGCTCTAAAGATTATTCCAAGATTCAAGACCAGTTCCGTCCGGCACACGCCGATTATACCTACCATCATAAATACGGTATTCGTGACTACCGCGGTGGTGGCCGTTCGTCTGCACGCGAAACGTCTATGCGTGTCGCTGCAGGCGCAATTGCTAAAAAATACCTGAAGGATAGGTTTGGAATTGAGGTTAAGGGCTATCTGTCGCAGCTAGGGCCGATTAAAGTTGAAAGCGTCGATTGGTCTATTGTTGAAACTAATCCGTTTTTCTGTCCCGATGCCAGTAAAATTCCTGAAATGGAAGAGTACATGGCCGCATTGAACAAAGAGGGTAACTCAGTCGGAGCGAAGATTACTGTCGTTGCTTCTGGCGTTATGCCTGGTTTAGGTGAGCCGGTATTTGATCGTCTTGATGCTGATCTTGCTCATGCATTAATGGGAATTAACGCGGTTAAAGGCGTCGAAATTGGCGATGGATTTGGTGTCGTTGAGGCGAAGGGGACTGAGCATCGTGATGAAATGTCGCCTCAAGGGTTCTACTCCAATCACGCTGGAGGCATTCTTGGCGGTATTTCGTCTGGTCAGGATGTTGTAGCGCACATTGCTTTAAAGCCGACGTCCTCTATTCGTCTTCCTGGACGGAGTATTAATGTTAGTGGTGAAGATGCCGAAGTCATCACAACTGGGCGACACGACCCTTGTGTAGGTATTCGTGCTACACCGATTGCCGAAGCCATGATGGCGATTGTTTTGCTTGATCAATTACTCCGTCATCGCGGTCAAAATGCCGACGTTGTTGTAGATACGCCAGTAATACCTGCAACGCGAGATTAATCGATGGCGGCAGCTACAGCTGTGCCGTATTGGCGGTTATCCGCCTTTTACTTCTACTACTTTGCGTTTTTGGGGGCGTGGGTTCCATATTGGAGTCTCTATCTTGATGACGAAGTTGGTCTTTCCCCTGAGGGTATTGGCGCTGTCAGTGCCCTTGTTGCGGTAACACGAATAGTCGGCCCGTATTGTTGGGGGGCACTTGCTGATCGAACCAGGCAGCGCACCGGGATTATTCGTTGGGGGGCTGGGCTCGCGTTAGTTTGTTTTTCTCTGTTGTTGTTATCCCCGTCCTGGTACCCGTTACTGCTCATCATTGGGGTATATAGTTTCTTTTGGAATGCCATTCTGGCTCAGTTCGAAGTCGTTACACTTTCACATCTTTCTAAAGAGCCCGAAAAATACTCGCAAGTTCGCCTCTGGGGGTCCGTTGGATTCGTTGCTAGCGTATTTGGTTTGGGTTTCGTATTTGAGTGGGTGTCTTTACGCTGGCTCCCGTATGTTTTGCTGGTTCTATTGCTGGGTATTTGGTTGAGCAGCCTGGTTGTGTCTCAGCGTCGTATTGAGGCTTCTAGTGCTGTTGTATCCGGTCCTGTTTCGAATTTTTGGCGAACAGTATGCACACCTGATATTGCTGTATTCTTTTTTGTCTGTTTTTTGATGCAGATGTCGCATGGCCCTTATTACACGTTTTTTTCCATCTATATGGAGGATCTCGGCTATTCGTCGGGTGAAATCGGTGCGCTTTGGGCACTTGGGGTGATGGCCGAAGTCTTGTTGTTTATCTTTATGCACCGTTTACTGCACAAATTTACGTTGAGATTGCTTTTGATATGGACGTTGTTGCTCACTGTTATTCGCTGGTTTCTGATTGGCTATCTAGCAGATTCTATTGCTGTGTTGCTGGTTGCTCAATTGTTGCATGCGGCGAGCTTTGGTAGTTTTCATGCAATATCGATCGAGTTTATACGTCGACGCTTTGCACCGGATATTGCTGGTCGCGCACAGGCTTTCTATAGTGCATCTAGCTACGGCGTGGGCGGTGCGGTGGGCGCTGGAATGAGTGGGTTTCTTTGGGAGGAGTTTGGTGCGACTGCGGCGTTTGCCATGGCTGGTTTCGCCGTATTCGTCGGGCTTGTTGCTGTGCTTTTGGTTCAAAGTGAAGCCGAGGGTGTGCGTTCGAACGGTGCCAATCGGTCTGTTGGCGAAAGCTAGGTAGGGAGTTTGGGTCGCTAGTGCGAATGTCTTAAAGGGGGTTGCCCGACCCAAATGTTTAAGTCGGGCGATTTACAGGCGTTTGCTATCGCTCAGATCGCGAAGTAGGGTGGCTCAGCAATACGATTGTGCAGGTTCCAATCAAGGCAAGAATAACGGCGGGCAGATTGCCAACTTCGAACCCGTTAGATGTTCCTGCAGGTGTAACGTCGAAATATAGGTGGAATTTCGCAATATAGATATACGCGTGACCCACCAAAAAGATAAAAGGGAATGCCATTAATAGCGCGTCTCTATCCCCTTTAGGTCGGCGCCAGTTTGTCAGGAATAACCAGCCTGCTGCGGCGAAAGTCAGGGCATGCACGAGCGCAGCCATTTCTAGGTTTTGCGCCCACGGAAGCATGTCGTAGGGAGGCATATTTTTCGCAAACAGATTGTATGGAATGAAAAACATACTGCCCAGCAAAATGGTGAGCACTGGCTGAATAGCAATGGCACCAAAAAGCAGAGG
Coding sequences within it:
- the gpsA gene encoding Glycerol-3-phosphate dehydrogenase [NAD(P)+]; the encoded protein is MQKRCEVAVLGGGSFGTAIANLIAGNGHNVCLWLRNQKTADEINQQHANSQYLPNLELDSALRASVELGEAVRNADYVFVAVPSKSYREVAQQLKLCIPSHASLVSLTKGIEADTFDLMSQILAQEMPHNVIGVMSGPNLAKEIADRHLTATVIASESSNLVHDVQELLHTSYFRVYASSDMFGVELGGALKNCYAIICGMASALGSGQNTIGMLITRSLAEMSRFAVQLGADPMTFLGLSGVGDLIVTCMSPLSRNYRVGYALGSGQSMDEIVEELGQVAEGVNTLRLVRDRAQQLEVYMPLVNGMCSILHEGQSVESVVSGLMEAEQNTDVEFTVRN
- a CDS encoding Alpha-monoglucosyldiacylglycerol synthase, which gives rise to MKHKIAIVLDAWDYSFNGTAVSTKRFIQQLEKQGYEFVILATGKEMPGKVRFREFGVPGLKWILHKMKSPLALADKTLLREALKDVDLLHVQYPFLLGSAAITVAKELGIPVVCSFHVQPENVTKNLKLNTEASISFLYRVFIKYFYSRADVVICPSPFAENMLKEQGLKTETRVISNGVPEDFLIPPRAEDFIPRKPFNLLSVGRLASEKHQDLIMKAVSQSKFIDQINMTFVGTGPAEGRLRRFAEKTLTCPYRISEVSDEELKRLYNSADLFIHAGEIELEGMSVLEAMANSIPTIVSDSKDSAAKDFAVTENSLFNFPHADDLTRKIDYWLANPKARAEVALKNHQKACRYTHKYSCRALENIYREQLKLAVHEDFSDLVYEPEAECISAKS
- the htpG gene encoding Chaperone protein HtpG; protein product: MSEATKETLGFQTEAKQLLHLMIHSLYSNKEIFLRELISNASDACEKLRFESVSDAALFENQPELEIRIDVDSDAKTLTISDSGVGMTREEVVENLGTIAKSGTAQFIGQLTGDDKKDSQLIGQFGVGFYSAFIVADRVEVVTRKAGVPIDQAVRWVSEGEADFSVEQVDKADRGTSITLHLRDDQDEFSDSFRVKSIVKKYSDHIAIPVLMKEEAAPAAEVDGEEVAEPAEPEYGAVNSATALWTRSKSEVSDEEYNEFYKHVSHDFSDPLSWSHNRVEGKFEYTSLLYIPGQAPFDLWNRDAVRGLKLYVQRTFIMDDAEQFLPLYLRFVKGVVDSNDLSLNVSREILQQDPAVESMKSALTKRVLDMLDKLSKKDSDSYAKFWAEFGQVLKEGPAEDFANKERIAKLFRFTTTQSDSEAQDQSLSAYIERMKEGQDKIYYIAADNVNMATNSPHLEVFKKKDVEVLLLTDRVDEWLMSHLMEFDGKQFQDVGRGELDLGALDSEEDKQAQEDLQGENEDLITRVSGALSEQVDSVRVTSRLTDSPACLVVGEMDMGGQMRRILEQAGQAVPDSKPILELNPEHALVQRLDDESDEDRFTDLAQVLFDQARLAEGGQLDDPAAYVHKLNKLLLDLTRG
- the sixA gene encoding Phosphohistidine phosphatase SixA; amino-acid sequence: MKLYVVRHGKAAPAETTDEERPLTSEGIAEIQLLGAKLKTENIIFDHVFVSPYKRTQQTFRHLKNHAGISNNAETVDALIPESNVEAVLDLLRSCKHNASILIISHQPLVSTLASVLIDGNSRAAFQYPMQPGSCASLEVFAADKACSRLLRLIDPPFYQ
- a CDS encoding Tropinesterase; protein product: MSCIERSFDVRGIQLAAKHWNSESGKPVIALHGWLDNAASFDVIAPLLAECSVLAFDQAGVGRSGFRPPSSTYHLWDDLLDILEIADSLGWEKFSLLGHSRGAALAIMLAATHPERVTSLGLIDGLMPLPVDASGAPKQMSDFLRGYRAGIRQGRGYASMQELVDLRALASSVDVSIAQLLGVRAIEERDGRFYWRVDSRLKQPSAVKLTESHNQAFLQKVQCRVFVFLASQGLGSYDKLQAMLSDLKAPLWNVMRLDGHHHLHMDFQAKEISEVCCELFV
- the folE_1 gene encoding GTP cyclohydrolase 1 codes for the protein MDLKDAYAAIIEGVGEDLNRPGLQDTPKRAAKAFEYLCHGYEQDLDTVVNGALFPSNSDEMVIVKDIELYSLCEHHLLPFIGKAHVAYIPTGHVLGLSKIARIVDMYARRLQIQENLTQQIAQTVLDVTGASGVGVIIEAKHMCMMMRGVEKQNSVMKSSAMLGSFRNNESTRLEFLSLVK